In Candidatus Nealsonbacteria bacterium, the sequence GGAGTTATTATCCTGTTTACTTTCATTTTTCCCTCGGTTAAGGTGGCTGTCTTATCCGTACAAATTATAGAGGTACTTCCAAGGGTCTCTGCCGAAGATAATTTTCTAACCAATCCACCTTTTTTCAAAATCCTCTGCATTCCAAGAGCTAAAATTACAGTCATTGCTACAGGTAGTCCTTCGGGAATGGCAGCTACAGCTACAGCTACTGCAATAATAAACATTTCTATAAATTCTCCCCCTGTTATTATTCCCTCAATAAAAATTCCAAAACATACTATTCCAATTATTATTCCGATAGCTCCTGAAAATCTTGCTATTTTTTTTTGATAAGGGGTTTTTTCCTCCGGAGTCTCCTTAATCATTGTGGCTATTTTTCCAATTTCGGTTTGAACTCCAGTTTCAACAACTACTGCTTTTCCTTTTCCATCTTCAACAATTGTTCCCATATAAACCATATTATCTCTGTCAGCCAGGGGCGTTTCTTTTGTTAAAACATCTGCTTTTTTTTCTGCCGATAACCATTCTCCCGTTAAAGTCATTTCATTTGTCTTAAGATTATGACTTTCTATTATTCTCCCGTCAGCAGGGACCTTGTCTCCTGGATTTAAGATAATAATATCGCCGGGAACTAATTCGCTTGAATCAATAATTTTTAAATTTCCTTCCCTTAAAACTTCGGCTGTATATTTTACTAGCTTTTTTAGTTCTTTTAGGGTTTTGGATGCTTTATTTTCTTGAATATATCCTACAACAGTATTTAAAAAAACAGCGCCAAAAATCACAATGGCGTCTGTAAATTCTTTTAGAACTAAAGTAATAATTCCTGCAATCAACAAAATATAAATTAAAGGGCTTTTAAATTGTTCTAAAAATATCCTTAATCTTGAAAGAGGTTTTTCTTTGGGAAGTTCATTTTTACCAAATTCTTTGAGAGACAGTTTTACTTCTTTTTCACTTAAACCTTTTTCAATATTGGTTCTTAAAATTCTTTCTACTTCCTCTATTTCCAAATTGTGCCAAAAAAACTTAGCCATTATATTATTTTATCTCAAAACAGAAATAAAAAGAAGAGACATGTCTCTCTTTAAACGAACTTTTTCAAAACAAAAAAAGGAGATAAAAGTTTAAAGAAAAAAAATGAATTTAATTATTATTTATAAATAAGGGAGGAAAGGTTCTTGTTCTACTTCTTACCTCTTTGAGGGAGACATAATTACCCTTTTAAGGAGCGTACACTCCAACCTTACCTTAGTTTTTTTCTCAGAGAGCTAATCTCTTCTCCGCATACTTCTGTTATTAGAATCTTTGCGAACTCCGAAAGTTCAGTTAGAGGAATGCCAGTTTCTTGACTGATATTGCCCAAATCTCTCTTAATATTACTTATCTCACCAATATGCATCCGTTTTTTGACATCCCTTTTAGTTAACTCCCAGGCTATTTCTCCTTTTCTCTTCTCGTCCATTTTTTTTCACCTCCTTTTTATTATTTTTATATATTATAAAAGATCTTAATAAGAGCAAAACTCTTACGCTTTTATAATACAAAATTTATTAGCTTTTGTCAAGTTAATATATTAAAAAATTAGTCTTTCAGCTAATCTTCTGTGGCCCCAAGGGGAGTCGAACCCCTGTTACCGGGATGAGAACCCGACGTCCTAAACCATTAGACGATGGGGCCAGTGGCAGTACGAATTAAACTAAATTTTATATTTTTAATATTATACTCAAAAAATTAAAAAAAAGCAACCTATCATTCCCAACAACTATTCCTCATAATCAGGTGGAATTTGATACTGATGAATAATATATTCTGCTAATTCTTTGAATATCGGTACAGTTGAATATTCAGCTGTTTTTGTTTCGGGGTTATCTAATTTTACTAAAATTAGAAACTGAGGATCAAAAGCTGGAGCGAAACCAATGAAGGTTTGAATGGTTTTTTCAGAGTAACCTTCTTTCTCAATTCCTAAAGCACCGAAAGAAACCTGGGCTGTTCCCGTTTTACCGGCAATGAAATAACCCGGAACCTGAGCTTGTTTTGCAAAACCATTTTCAACAACGCTTACCAGCATAGCGGTTAATTGATAAGCTATCCTGGAGGAAATAATTTTTTCTTCTTCAGTTTCTATATCACTTTTTAAATTATAGTCTTTTACAATGTCATCTGGATTTGTGATTTTTTCTACTAAATAGGGCTTTATTAATTTACCCCCATTGGCAATAACACAATAAGCCCTGACTAATTGGATTGGAGTCATTTGAATTCCTTGACCAAAGGAAGCTGTAGCAAAATTTATTTCTCTGCCCTTTTTTAATTCTTCATTTAATGAATAGGTTTCCTGGACATCAATTCCGGTGGGCTCAAAAAAACCGAACTTTTCTGCATATTTTAAAAAAAGATTTTGTCCCAGTTCTTTTTGAACAAAAACAGCCCCGGTATTAATTGATTTTTCCAAAACATTGGTCATTGTTTGTTCTCCATGAACTTTCTGACCGTAATTATAAATAGGAGTCGGATAACCATCAATTTTTACAGACCCTTCGTCAATGTAAGTTGTTTGAGGGGAAATTTTATTTTCTTCCAAGGCAGCGGCCATTGTTATTGCTTTAAAAACAGAACCTGGTTCAAACAGGTCTTGAGTAGCCCTATTCTTAAAAATTTCCAGATTGCCTTCTTTAGCATATTTTTCATAATGATTGGGATTAAAATTAAATAAATCTGCCATTGCCAATATTTTTCCAGAATCAGGTTCAATAACAATAATTTGTCCACCTTCAATATTAAAATTCTCTTTTGCTTTTTGTAATATTTTCTCTGCCTGGAATTGAACGTTATAATTAATGGTTAATGTTAAATCAGAACCTTTTTCTTCATCTATCAGGCTTTTTTTAGCTTCCAAAACATTATTATACGACTGTTCCAAACCGTATTGTCCTTTTCCTTCAGCTCCTAAGAAACCAGTTATCTGGGAAGCCAAAAGCTCTTTCGGATAATATCTTCCTATTTCTTTTTTCAGATAAATACCTTTTAGATTTAAATTTTTTAAACTTTCAAACTCTTCCTCATTTAGCTTTCTTTTTAATAAAGAATAAGAATTATCTTTGTCTAATTTTTCTAAAATAAAGTTTTCTTCGAGATTAAGAATTTGACTTAAAATTTGAGCGGTTTCTTCAGTATTTTCAATTTCTTTAGGGTGGGCAAAAACTAACGGCCAATCTATATTAATAGCCAAAGATTCTCCTCCTTCTAAAAAAATCTTTCCTCTATCTCCCTGGTTTTCATTAAAAGAACTATGGAGTCCTTGTGAAAGAGCCCGATAGAAACCACCTTGAAGGATTTGAATAAAAACTAAGCGACCTATGATAGTCGCTGAGATAATAAGAAAAGCAAGAAAAACAATATTAATCCTCCAGTTTTTCATATAGTGGTATTTAGTTATTTAGTTACAACTGAACCTTCTAAAATTTGAATATATTTTACCTGACTCTGAGTGGGTTTTACAAAATCTCTATTGGCAAGATAATTTTCAATATTCGATAAAGAACTCATTTTTGAAAAATTAATATCTAAACTTTTGTTATTTTCTAAAAGAGTTGCTAATTTTATTTTGTAATCTTCAACTAAATATATATCTTGGCTTAAGCCTCCCACTTGAAAAAGATAATAAATCATAACAAACAGACCCGAGATTATAGTTAGAATAAAGAGAAGATTTATATTTAATAGTTTAGTTGTACTAGACATAATTTTACTGAACCTTTTTTACTTTTAATAACTTAGGTTAAATACCAAGTTCTTCTAAACGACCTGCCATGTCTCCAATTTCTTTTTCGGTTTTTTGTCTGTAATCCTTCCAAGTTTTCTCATCCCAGATTTCTATTTTATTAGAAAGACCTATGATAACAACATCTTTTTTTAAGCCAGCATATTTTTTTAAATAATCAGGGATTAAAATTCTTCCCAGTTTATCGAGGTTTACATCTACTGCTCCAGACAGTATTATTCTTGAAAATCCCCTGGCATCTATTTTACTGCTGGGTAGATTTTCTAATTTTTCACTTACTTTTTGCCATTCATTAATTGGATAGACAACTAAACAATTATCTAATCCTCTAGTAATAACCGCCTTTTTCCCAAGACTTTTGCGAAACTTCGAAGGTATAGATAATCTTTTTTTATGGTCAATTATATATGAGTATTCACCAATAAACATATTAATTTAATTATCCACAGTTTTAGTCTCTTATTAACATATTTATCCACAATTCCCCACCTACATTCACTTTATCTCACTTTATATATTATAGTCAACCTATAATAAAAATATACTCAAATTGAATATAAAAATACAACTTTATACACAGGAAATCCACAGTATATCAAAAAACCCAAGAGAAAAACTCTCGGGATAGTGATTTATCCTGAGCTTTCGGAATTAGAACTTTAGACTGGAGAAATGCTTAATTATTAAAAGAGGCGCCAATATTTGGCGCCTCTTACATATTCTTCTTTTACCACTCCTCTCCTTCCTCTTCTTCCTCTTTTTCTGATTCTTCCTTTTCTTCTTCCTTTTCCTCTTCTTCTGGGTCGTAATCTTCTTGTAGTTTGAATTTTCTCAGAAGCATTATTTTCAGGAACTTCTTAATGCTTTTAAGAAAATCTAAAGATTTTCTGTTATTGCATTATTGAAGCTTATATTTTGCGAAAGTTCAACGGGAGACCAACCCCGTAAAAACCATTCTAAGAAAATTGTATGCTAACCAGAATCCTTGTCAATTGTGAATAACTTATAAGTATTTATCTAACTTCTCTTGTAGAAAAATATTAAAACCTTCTTTTATCAAATCCTTTGCGATTACCAGAGAATTTTCTGAAAGGTTTCTCTTCCCTCGGCTTGGCTTCATTCACTATGATGTTCCTTCCGTCTAATTCTTTTCCATTAAACATTTCTATCGCTTTTTTTGCTTCTTTTTCTGAAGACATCTCCACGAATGCAAATCCCTTTGATCTGCCAGAGAATTTATCCATCACAATAGAAACAGAATCTACTGTTCCAGCCTTGGAAAACAAATCTTTTAAAGTGTCTTCAGTTGTGTTAAAAGAAAGACTTCCTACGTAAACTTTATTTGTCATCTTTTTTTAGAAATTTATTAAACTTACCGACCTACTTCTAAGCTCTCACAGATAAAAAATTTAACGTAAGATTTAGATAGTACGACATTTCTCTTTGTAAAAAGGAAAGTAATTTTAAGTATACATTTAACATTTATTTTGTCAAATTAAATAATCAACTTCTCCGAGGAAGGGACTATGTTAGAATCTATTTGGTTTAAAGTTCTTCTTTTTGAAATTTCTCTTCCTGGGTTTTATCTAACTTTCTAATGAGTTTTATTAACTCAGCAACATGTTCTTTTTCGTCATCTCTAATATGACCTAAAACCTTTTTCACTTCTTCATTGTCAATTTCGTCTATATGTTCTTGATATTGATTGATAGCCCCTAATTCTCCTATTAAATCTTCTCTTAAATTTTTTAAATCTTTGTTATCCATAACCTTTAATATTATTTACTTAAGTTAAGATTTAAAATCAGTTATATTCTTGAAACTGCATGTACACGGTGCGTTTTTACACACATGACAATTATTAGAGAACATTACAGAAAGCTCTTTTGCCATACTCATTCCTAATGAGTTGAAAGCACTCATTATACAAGAGAAAAAATCAGCAGCTTCTAATTCAAGAGTTTTAAAATCTTCATCTGTATGTTCTCCACGATAAGTTAATAATGCTTCTGAAAACTCACCTGCTTCCTCCGCCAAATGAATACCTGCATGCTCTATGGTTCGTCTTTCAGCTGGATATATCTTATTAAACATATCTTGAAATTCTTCAAGCGTTCTTGGTCGCTTACTTTCATCTACAGAGACATTTTGTCTTTTCTCTATCTTTTTTTCCTTACAGAAACATGGACACGAACCACAATAAGAGCACAGATAGGGAAATCTCTTCCATATTTGACTTTCTATATCAATATGAAGCTGATTCATTATAGACATAAACCAGCTAAAAGCTATTAATAAATTAATTTTTGTCTTTTCTTTATTGTTTTTTCTAATACCTTTAAGTCCCCTCATCATAAAACGCTCCATATTACTAATCATATCCCACAAACTAAAATATCTATCATTAGATAAGCCATATACCTTTTTTACGAAACTCTGATATTCTTTTATTGTTGTATTTTGTTTAACTGAAGCCATATTATCCCATTATACCAAAAAACCGAGCTAAATGCTCGGGCTACAAAAATTCCGAGGGGCGGACGATGTTAGAACCTGTTTACTTGAATTTTGCAGCGTGTCCTAACCCGAAATAAATAGTTACAGGAATCTTATATTCCTTTGATAACTGCCTAATCTTGCCTTGGGCTTTATTGTAGAACTCATAAAATTTCTTTTTATTAAAAAGCGTTTCTTGTATTTCGGATAAGAGTTTTGGATAATTTTTTTTGAGCACTTTTTCTACACCAGTCCAGTTTCCTCCAACAGTATTAAAACTTTCTGTAAAGATATACTTTACCCTCACCCTTTTAAACTCTTTAAATAGGGCTTCGGGGTTTGTGAAAACTGGCCAGTATGGACCCATCATCACCAAAACAGTTATTCCTTCCTTAGTTAGCTTTTTCACTGCTTTTAAGCGTTGTCTTATTGTTGAGGAATTTGGTTCGATGAGCTTTTTCCATTTCTCATCAAGCGTAGTAACTGTAAAGTTAACATCAACATCTTTCATTTTTTTCAACAAAGCAATATCGCGGAGCACCAAATCAGATTTTGTAAGAATACTTACTGGGTTCTTATAATCTATTAAAACTTGTAATATGCCCCTTGTAAGCTTATATTCCTTTTCAATCGGCTGATATGGGTCAGTAACGGTTCCTATAAAAATTCGTTCACCTTTATATTTAGGTGACTTTAATTGTTTTTTAAGGACATCAGCAATGTTTATGCGTGCATCTACAAAGGTTCCCCATTCTTCAGTATGGCCTGTAAATCTTTTGATAAAACGGGCATAGCAATATACGCAACTATGGCCACAACCAACATAAGGATTTATTGCTAATCCGCCTCCGGGAAAACCACACTTTCCAATCGCTGATTTGCATTGTATTTCTCTGACTTTCATTCTTTTATTTTACATAAAAACCGCCTTCTTGGCGATTTTTTATGCCTCTCGGTCGCTCGAACCGAGCACTATTCTGCTCCGGGGAGCAGACGACGTTCGAACCTATTGGCTTAATACCAAAGAATATTTTGAAATACCGGTTTTGGCTATTCCTTAATCTGCTCATTCGCTACTCGCTATTTCTTGATGCCCAGCGATGGGCTTTTTGTTGGCTTCATTAGTACAAAGTTAAGAAACTATTTTGAGTAAACAGGTTGAAAGGCTTCTTCTGTGTAAACATTTGATGAGCTCCACAGCATAAAACCCCTAAAATTGTCTTTGGTGGCATCGTAAACCGCTTTAATCTCAGACCTTACCATTTCAGCATCATAAATGGCTCCTAAACTAAAATCCTGAAGCCAGGGACGTAATTGAACGTTTCTTTTTTTTATTTGGTTATAGGCTGATAATCTCCTTAAAGCACTCTCCATCGAATATTTTACCACTTCATAAGGATAATCGGCTGGGTTTTGATAGCCTAAAAATCCCTCGGCGTAGTGAGAAGGATAAATCATTGGACATACATAATCAAAATATTCAAAAGCATCTTCAATTATTTGACCTACCCCCAAATCATTATAACTAACGGTAGATAATCCAAAAAAGTCAATCGATAACTTAACATCAGGAAGCTCTTGTCGAAGCTGTTTAAAAAACTCCTTGATGATTAAATGTTTTGAAATACTTTCATTCCAAAAAGAAAAACTCATATCTTTTAAATCGCCGTCCGAAGGAAATCTAACATAATCAAAATTTATTTCATCAAATCCTTGTTTTAGAGTATCTTTGGCAATAGCAATATTGTAATCCCAACTTTCTTTTGCGGCAGGATCAATCCAGGCTAATCCCGATTTATCAAGCCAGAGAGAAGATAGAGAAAGAGGTGCAAAAGCTAATTTAGATTTACTATGAACTGCTAAATCCGGCCTAGCTTCAGCTAATCTTGGGTCTTGAAAGATAGTGATTCTGGCAATTACATAAATTCCTTCTTCATGAAGTCTTTGGATAAGAGAACCAATATCTTTAATTCTGATACTTTTTGCATTATATTTCTCCACCTTTGGCACTTTTGTATCATAGTCCACATATCCAGACCAATCCTTAATGTCAATTACGACGCTGTTAATTTCTGTATTCTTTGCAATATCAATTACATGATTAATGTAATCTTCTTTGGTTGCTGACCAACTTGTTACATAGATGGCTTTTACTACTTCCGGTGGCTGAAAAGGTGGTTTTGGAGTTTCAGAAATAACACTGGTGTCCTGACCTAGTTTTACTGCTGATTTTTGAAAGAGAATAAAAAATATCCCGATTATTGTCAGGGTTACCACAATTAAAAGAATTATTATGTAAGGCTTGGCTAATTTCATAATCAAAAATAGCTACCTATAACTGGTCTCAACAGAAAAAAGTTAATTACTTTATTATACATTTTAAACAGAAAATAAAAAAATTGCCCAGCGATGGGCTTTTTTGTTTGTTTAAATAAAATAAAACAGGGTTAAAAACCCTGTTTTCGCTGCTGAGGTCCGGCGGTAGGACTCGAACCCGTCTCGGTCTCTCGAACCGAGCACTAGCCTGCTCCCCAATAGGACTCGAACCCCTACGGGTTGATTCTTAGTTAAAAATCAAAGTTGACACCATTTTTTGCAATTAATTCTTCGACTTTTTGTTTTCAATAGAATTTTAAAAAAATCAGAAATGTTTTTAATCAACCTCGGGTGTTGAGTAATTTTTGGAGAGTTTTCTTATTTATTTTTTCTAAAGAGGGGCTGAAAAACCGCTGCCGGAATTTTAGTTTTCTAATTTTATTTTACCTAATTGGCCTTTAGATAGATTGTTTTCATCTTGCTAACTTATTTAATTCTACCTGAAATATTATCATAGCCACTGGAGGTAGAAAAAAATACAGCAAGAACCACAATATTCCTTTATTGTCTTTTTTAACATAGGTGGAGAATCCATCAGCATATTTATACCAGAAGTAAAAATTAGCTATAGGTATGATGAGTAAAAATGCGGTTGGTATATCCGCTCCTAATCTATTTATTTCGTTTTTTGTCTTCACGGCCCAATAAATGGCATATAGGCCAAATGTAATAATGCTAAATATTATCACGAATGCAGGATTTCTTTTTTTTATCTTTATACCATTCATAATTTTGCTATCTCTTTTTTAATATTTAATTTTCGACCTTTGCTCCTACTTTTAATTTTAACACTAAAGTTTTGTTAATATAAATTCAAGCCCGAGACAACAACTCTCGGGTGATAAATGCTATTATGTGTCTCGGTCGCAAGAACCGAGCACTAGTCTGCTTCCCTAATAGGACTCGAACCCCTACGGGTTGATTCTTAGTGTAAAATCTTCCGGGTTAATCTCTATCCTATCCCCTCCTTTGATTTGATTGCTTAATAAGGCTTTAGCTAAGACATTTCCAACTTTGTCTTGAATAACCCTTTGCATTTCTCTAGCTCCAAACTTTGGCTCATAACCAAGCTCAACAATTTTTTCTTTAAGCTCTGGGGTAATTACAAATTCTATAGATTTTTGGGCTAAATTTTTCTTTACTTTTTTAAGTAATAACCCTGCAATATCAAAAAGATTTTCTTTGGTTAAAGATTTAAATACAACTACGGCATCGAAACGATTAATAAACTCTGGTCGAAAAATCCTTTCTTTAAAAAGATAATCTAAAAGCTCCTCTTTTATCTCAGACATTTTCTTTTGCATTTTTAAAGCCTCTAAAATTATAAGATAACCTGCATTAGAGGTAGCTATAATGATAGTATTTCTAAAATCAACTTTTCTACCCAAGCCGTCTGTAATATGGCCTTCGTCCAAAACCTGTAAAAATAAATTTAAGATATTGGGATGAGCTTTTTCTATCTCGTCTAAAAGAATTAAAGAAAACGGTTCTTCTCTTACTCTTGTAATTAACAAACCCCCCTGACTCGAAGAGCCAATTAAGCGAGAAATATCAGTTATATTCTGAAATTCTGACATATCGAGTCTTATCATTTTATCTTCTGAATTAAAATAGATTTCAACTAAAGATTTTGAGGTTTCAGTTTTTCCTACTCCTGTAGGCCCTAAGAACAGAAATGAACCCATAGGTCCTTTTCTAATACTTATTCCAGCTCTGGCTCTCCTCAATGCGTCTGAAACCTCTTTTACCGCTTCTTCCTGATTAATAATTCTTTTGTGGATTAAATTTTCTAAATCTAATAATATCTCTTTTTCTTTAATTTCAATTTTTCCAACAGGAATATCAGTTTTGTCAGAAATAATTTTAGCTACGTGTTTGGATGAGAGAAATTCCTCTTTTTTTTGAACAACATAAATCATGGCTTCGTCTAATAATTCTGTCGCTTTTTCAGGAAAAGGAGTATCGTGTAAATATTTATCACAATAAAAAATAGTATCGCGTAAGGCTTGATATGAAATGAATTTTTTATATTTCACTTCAAGTCTTAAAGCTAAATCCTCTAAGAGAACAAGAACGTCTTGCTGAGATATTTCAGAAACTTCAACTTTCTCAAAAAAATTTAAAATAGAAGGATGCCGCTCAATGTATTGATGAAGTCCTTTATAGCTGGTAATACCTATAAATTGAAATTGCGGTAAATTTAAATAAGAACTTAAAATTCCTGAAATATCAATTGCTCCAAGACGAGCTACTCCGGTGATATAATTATGAAATTCATCAATAACCAAAATTATGTTCCCGGCCGTTACTACCTCGTTTAATATTGTTTCTAAAGTAGATTCTGTAGCTTTTATGCTTTCTGTCTGGCTTAAGAGCAAGGGTAAATCTAAATAAACCACTTTTTTGTAGTTTATATCGGGCAAGCTTTCTCCCAAAATACTTCTTTTAGCTAAAGCCTGAACTATACTTTTTCTTCCACTACCTGGTTCCCCGACGATTAAAGCATTATTATCTTCTGTTTTTGATAAAATTCTTTCTATTTCCTCAATCTCTTCTTGGTGTCCAACTGTTTCTGGAAAACCTTTTCTTTTCACTATTTCTGAAAGGTCGAATGAAAACCTATCCAGAGTAATGGTATAACCTGCTGTCCATTCCTTGGCTAAAGAGCCTTTTTTTAGTAAATTTTGCCATTCCCAGAATTTTTTTCTTTCATATTCTTGCTTTTCCAGATTTTCTAACCAAAGAGATAAATTCTCAATATCTTCTGCTTTCAGATTGTATTTGATTAAAAGTTTCTTAAAAATTGAATCGTGTTTTGCCAAAGCTGAAATTATATCTAAAAGCTCAATTTTTTGATGCCCTCTCCTTTCAGCTACATTAAAAGATTCTAAAATGACTTGTTTGAAATTATCGGCAAAAACTTCTTTAGAGCCCTCTTTTATTCCTTTGATAGAAATAGCTGTTCTTTTTAAGATTTTAAAGTTTTCATTTAATATTTCTTTAATTTTATTAGGGTTTAAAAGAGCTCTGATGAAAATAAAATTAATGTTTGGATTGTCTTTTAAAACAAAATAAAACAAAAGAGAGGAATCTATTTGGGAGATTTTTTTTGATTTTGCAAACCTGATTGATTTAAAAACAGCTTTAGCAACTTTAAAGCTTAAAAACTCAGCTAAATTATGTTCTTCGGGTTCTAAAATTATTTCTTTGAGTGGTGTTTTTACTTTAGACCTCATTCGTGAACTCAAAAAACATTCTTTTATCCAAGAAACTATACTAAATACTAAAAGAATTATTGAAAGACCGAGTAATTTTCGGTTGAAAGATAACGAAAAGTTTTCAGGTACAAATCCGTATAAAAAGAACAAAAGAATAATAATAGAAAATGTCAAAAATAATTTCTTTTCAGTTTTTGCGAATCTGAAAAAAATATTTCTGTCCCGGAGCACTGCTTGATAAATATTTGTTTTTCTTAAGTTAAAATTAAACATAGCCCCTTTTGTTAAAAGAATAAAAGCCTAAATCCATGATAAGTTCCTAAAATTAAAAAGAATGGTAAAACCAACCATCCTAAAAATATAAAGAGTCCCACAAAAAATATAAGAATTTCAAAAAAAATTGCAATCACTATTAAAATGCTTTTAAAAATGATTCCTATGATTCTGACAACTAAGTTTGAAAAAAACGTTTCAAAATAGAGCCAAAGATCAAACCCCCTGGGGTAAAACCATCTATATCTTCTCCATGGAGAAAAGAAGGTTTTTATAAGTAAAGGAGTAGAAAAGTAATTTAAACCAAACTCAAGAAAGTTCTTCCAAGCATTTAAGATAAGTTGCGGTACTTCAAAAAACTGCCACAAAAACCATTCTAAAATTATGTTTTTAGAGTTAATAAAAGATATCCAAGAAGGCATATTCTATGCTTTATTAGTTTTTATTAGCTTAATACCGAGGCTGGCTATTTGTGAACCGCCAAAGATTAAAATTCCTGCCCCCATTGCGCAGATAGTCAAATTTAAGAGCTTAGAAAAGGTATCAATTGGTAAAAGATTTTTTAATTGTTCGAAAATAATTTGGCCGACATTTTCCTGACTGATAGGAATTTTTCCTTGTGTTGATTGGGTTTCTTTTATTTCAAATGCAAAAATCTCAGGCACTGCTGTCTTGCCGGTAAAAATATTATAAGAAGAGTAGAGAGCAAAAAGTATTATTGAAACTCCGACCAAAAACGTTAGCCAACCAATAAGTTTAGTAGAATCCATACTATTTAATTTTACTAAACTCTCAATTAATAAGCAAACAAATAAAATATAAAAAAACCTCAAATTAAAATTTAAGGTATTTTAAAAAAAAGAGAAGGAAAAAATTAATATAATTTAATATAATTTAATATTTTATTACCTGGAAAGTCTTTAGCAATTATTTTCTGGCCTTTTGGGAGTTCTATCACTTTTTTCTCTTCTATCCCATTTTCAATTGTTTTGGTGTGTTGCTGAATTACTTTACTTCCTTCAGGAAGAACAACTAATAGTGCGTAATCAAAAGGAGGTACCATTATTTCTATACTTCCTTCTTCTCTAATTAATCCCAATGTCTCTTCCTGGTTTTCTAAAGAAAGTACACTTATCTCCAGACAGATAAGATTCTCTCTTTTTGCGATTTCTTCGATTCTGTTTCTTAAAATAATCATTT encodes:
- a CDS encoding penicillin-binding protein 2, which produces MKNWRINIVFLAFLIISATIIGRLVFIQILQGGFYRALSQGLHSSFNENQGDRGKIFLEGGESLAINIDWPLVFAHPKEIENTEETAQILSQILNLEENFILEKLDKDNSYSLLKRKLNEEEFESLKNLNLKGIYLKKEIGRYYPKELLASQITGFLGAEGKGQYGLEQSYNNVLEAKKSLIDEEKGSDLTLTINYNVQFQAEKILQKAKENFNIEGGQIIVIEPDSGKILAMADLFNFNPNHYEKYAKEGNLEIFKNRATQDLFEPGSVFKAITMAAALEENKISPQTTYIDEGSVKIDGYPTPIYNYGQKVHGEQTMTNVLEKSINTGAVFVQKELGQNLFLKYAEKFGFFEPTGIDVQETYSLNEELKKGREINFATASFGQGIQMTPIQLVRAYCVIANGGKLIKPYLVEKITNPDDIVKDYNLKSDIETEEEKIISSRIAYQLTAMLVSVVENGFAKQAQVPGYFIAGKTGTAQVSFGALGIEKEGYSEKTIQTFIGFAPAFDPQFLILVKLDNPETKTAEYSTVPIFKELAEYIIHQYQIPPDYEE
- the mraZ gene encoding division/cell wall cluster transcriptional repressor MraZ gives rise to the protein MFIGEYSYIIDHKKRLSIPSKFRKSLGKKAVITRGLDNCLVVYPINEWQKVSEKLENLPSSKIDARGFSRIILSGAVDVNLDKLGRILIPDYLKKYAGLKKDVVIIGLSNKIEIWDEKTWKDYRQKTEKEIGDMAGRLEELGI
- a CDS encoding RNA-binding protein produces the protein MTNKVYVGSLSFNTTEDTLKDLFSKAGTVDSVSIVMDKFSGRSKGFAFVEMSSEKEAKKAIEMFNGKELDGRNIIVNEAKPREEKPFRKFSGNRKGFDKRRF
- a CDS encoding MazG-like family protein is translated as MASVKQNTTIKEYQSFVKKVYGLSNDRYFSLWDMISNMERFMMRGLKGIRKNNKEKTKINLLIAFSWFMSIMNQLHIDIESQIWKRFPYLCSYCGSCPCFCKEKKIEKRQNVSVDESKRPRTLEEFQDMFNKIYPAERRTIEHAGIHLAEEAGEFSEALLTYRGEHTDEDFKTLELEAADFFSCIMSAFNSLGMSMAKELSVMFSNNCHVCKNAPCTCSFKNITDFKS
- a CDS encoding radical SAM protein, with translation MKVREIQCKSAIGKCGFPGGGLAINPYVGCGHSCVYCYARFIKRFTGHTEEWGTFVDARINIADVLKKQLKSPKYKGERIFIGTVTDPYQPIEKEYKLTRGILQVLIDYKNPVSILTKSDLVLRDIALLKKMKDVDVNFTVTTLDEKWKKLIEPNSSTIRQRLKAVKKLTKEGITVLVMMGPYWPVFTNPEALFKEFKRVRVKYIFTESFNTVGGNWTGVEKVLKKNYPKLLSEIQETLFNKKKFYEFYNKAQGKIRQLSKEYKIPVTIYFGLGHAAKFK
- a CDS encoding DUF4234 domain-containing protein; this translates as MNGIKIKKRNPAFVIIFSIITFGLYAIYWAVKTKNEINRLGADIPTAFLLIIPIANFYFWYKYADGFSTYVKKDNKGILWFLLYFFLPPVAMIIFQVELNKLAR
- a CDS encoding ATP-dependent Clp protease ATP-binding subunit; this encodes MFNFNLRKTNIYQAVLRDRNIFFRFAKTEKKLFLTFSIIILLFFLYGFVPENFSLSFNRKLLGLSIILLVFSIVSWIKECFLSSRMRSKVKTPLKEIILEPEEHNLAEFLSFKVAKAVFKSIRFAKSKKISQIDSSLLFYFVLKDNPNINFIFIRALLNPNKIKEILNENFKILKRTAISIKGIKEGSKEVFADNFKQVILESFNVAERRGHQKIELLDIISALAKHDSIFKKLLIKYNLKAEDIENLSLWLENLEKQEYERKKFWEWQNLLKKGSLAKEWTAGYTITLDRFSFDLSEIVKRKGFPETVGHQEEIEEIERILSKTEDNNALIVGEPGSGRKSIVQALAKRSILGESLPDINYKKVVYLDLPLLLSQTESIKATESTLETILNEVVTAGNIILVIDEFHNYITGVARLGAIDISGILSSYLNLPQFQFIGITSYKGLHQYIERHPSILNFFEKVEVSEISQQDVLVLLEDLALRLEVKYKKFISYQALRDTIFYCDKYLHDTPFPEKATELLDEAMIYVVQKKEEFLSSKHVAKIISDKTDIPVGKIEIKEKEILLDLENLIHKRIINQEEAVKEVSDALRRARAGISIRKGPMGSFLFLGPTGVGKTETSKSLVEIYFNSEDKMIRLDMSEFQNITDISRLIGSSSQGGLLITRVREEPFSLILLDEIEKAHPNILNLFLQVLDEGHITDGLGRKVDFRNTIIIATSNAGYLIILEALKMQKKMSEIKEELLDYLFKERIFRPEFINRFDAVVVFKSLTKENLFDIAGLLLKKVKKNLAQKSIEFVITPELKEKIVELGYEPKFGAREMQRVIQDKVGNVLAKALLSNQIKGGDRIEINPEDFTLRINP